The following proteins are co-located in the Bombus fervidus isolate BK054 unplaced genomic scaffold, iyBomFerv1 scaffold0048, whole genome shotgun sequence genome:
- the LOC139997285 gene encoding baculoviral IAP repeat-containing protein 7-B-like: MLHISNIQPVLPQYEESPEHEESSDDSISSDVIQIPIPAYTNRWHRYRHRYRMPEPMINPVSSVPSTSRGIRKHHGDFRFEAARLWSFRNWLVPLVDPASLAAAGFYYTGKMDRVKCFVCRVVVSHWLEGRTPMQVHEIWSPECRFVRNEDCGNVPIGTHPDEIQPTERRNGNILCRYGLEYSQSFDFNDHRFVTDAEDPTAYDLSRLGLKKVKKPKHLDYITYQSRLNSFSTFTDTSMNKELLADAGFYYNERDRMSICYHCGLGVVSWSPGENPWDRHAIWSSSCCYLITVRGHQFVNDLRQQNIYENYEEEPIVDDDTRSDSEEETNEMTLVEKFGYKLTNERYVVKSNRVLERKRAIGCSGYSGIISHDFGRRSYTFISVEIY, translated from the exons ATGTTGCATATATCTAACATCCAACCTGTGCTACCACAATACGAAGAATCTCCAGAACACGAAGAATCGTCAGACGATTCAATTTCGTCTGATGTGATTCAGATACCGATACCGGCATATACCAATCGTTGGCACCGGTACCGACACCGGTACCGGATGCCGGAACCAATGATTAATCCAGTGTCGTCGGTTCCATCGACGTCGCGTGGCATTCGAAAACATCATGgtgattttcgttttgaagcaGCAAGACTTTGGAGTTTTCGAAACTGGCTTGTACCTCTCGTTGACCCTGCCAGTCTTGCAGCAGCAGGATTCTATTATACAGGCAAAATGGATAGAGTCAAATGTTTTGTGTGTCGAGTGGTGGTAAGTCACTGGTTAGAGGGTCGTACTCCCATGCAAGTTCACGAGATATGGTCTCCAGAGTGCAGATTTGTCCGCAATGAAGATTGCGGTAATGTGCCAATTGGTACACACCCTGATGAAATTCAACCGACAgaacgaagaaatggaaatatattatgtcGTTACGGTTTAGAATATTCGCAGTcctttgattttaatgaccATCGATTTGTAACAGATGCAGAAGACCCGACGGCATATGATCTTAGCCGTTTGGGACtaaaaaaagttaagaaaCCAAAACATTTGGATTATATTACTTACCAATCCCGATTAAATTCATTCTCAACATTTACTGATACATCTATGAATAAAGAACTATTAGCCGATGCAGGCTTTTACTATAACGAAAGAGATCGTATGTCTATCTGTTATCATTGTGGACTTGGTGTAGTAAGTTGGAGTCCAGGAGAAAATCCATGGGATAGACATGCAATTTGGTCTTCAAGCTGTTGTTACTTGATAACAGTTCGTGGCCACCAGTTTGTTAATGATCTAAGACAGCAAAACATCTACGAAAATTATGAAGAa gAACCAATTGTTGATGACGATACGAGATCCGATAGTGAAGAGGAAACTAACGAGATGACTCTCGTTGAGAAAtttg GTTATAAACTAACAAACGAAAGATATGTCGTCAAAAGCAACAGAGTattggaaaggaaaaga GCTATTGGTTGTTCAGGATATTCAGGAATTATATCTCATGACTTTGGTAGACGATCCTACACCTTCATATCGGTGgagatttattaa
- the LOC139997279 gene encoding E3 ubiquitin-protein ligase XIAP-like: MSSVPSTFFHTQEQYDLRFEAARRSTFLYWPRSFSIPPATLAAEGFFYTGISDTVKCFACAVEISDWSNGRTPMQLHEIYCPSCRFVCNEDCGNVPIEGRSRLRPNCITKLKNLKYANYECRLDSFATFPNTHMSREQLADAGFYYDGRNDMAICHHCSIGIENWNPGEDPWVRHAISSPACCYIIEARGCEYINNVTGQDLYSNSIQEATETTDENHEGSDSDQNNVAETIAKIYQLDQMKNSESSDCLNVRSIPHDPKAKKRKCT; encoded by the exons ATGTCGTCGGTTCCATCGACGTTTTTTCACACTCAAGAACAATATGATCTACGTTTTGAAGCAGCAAGACGCTCGACTTTTCTATACTGGCCTCGATCTTTTTCCATTCCTCCTGCCACACTTGCAGCAGAAGGATTCTTTTATACAGGCATATCGGATACTGTCAAATGTTTTGCGTGTGCAGTGGAGATAAGTGACTGGTCAAACGGTCGTACTCCCATGCAACTTCACGAGATATATTGTCCATCGTGCAGATTTGTCTGCAATGAAGATTGCGGTAATGTGCCAATCGAAGGACGTAGCCGTTTGAGACCAAACTGTATTACGaaactaaaaaatttgaaatatgctAATTACGAATGCAGATTAGATTCATTCGCAACATTTCCTAATACACATATGAGTAGAGAACAATTAGCCGATGCAGGCTTTTACTACGACGGAAGAAATGATATGGCCATCTGTCATCATTGTAGCATTGGTATAGAAAATTGGAATCCAGGAGAAGATCCATGGGTTCGACATGCAATTTCATCTCCTGCATGTTGTTATATAATCGAAGCACGGGGCTGTGAATACATTAATAATGTAACAGGCCAAGATCTCTATTCAAATTCTATTCAa gaaGCAACAGAAACTACAGATGAGAATCATGAGGGATCCGACAGt gatCAAAACAATGTTGCGGAAACAATTGCTAAAATATATCAGTTAGATCAAATGAAGAATAGTGAATCGAGTGATTGTCTAAATGTGCGTTCAATTCCGCATGAtcctaaagcaaaaaaaagaaagtgtacttaa